In Calothrix sp. PCC 7507, one DNA window encodes the following:
- the nifH gene encoding nitrogenase iron protein codes for MTDEKIRQIAFYGKGGIGKSTTSQNTLAAMAEMGQRILIVGCDPKADSTRLMLHSKAQTSVLQLAAERGAVEDIELEEVMLTGFRDVRCVESGGPEPGVGCAGRGIITAINFLEENGAYKDVDFVSYDVLGDVVCGGFAMPIREGKAQEIYIVTSGEMMAMYAANNIARGVLKYAHTGGVRLGGLICNSRNVDREIELIETLAKRLNTQMIHYVPRDNIVQHAELRRMTVNEYAPDSNQGQEYRALATKIINNKNLTVPTPIEMEELEELLIEFGVLESEENAAMLIGKSSAEAPVESTTK; via the coding sequence ATGACTGACGAAAAAATTAGACAAATAGCTTTCTATGGTAAAGGTGGTATCGGTAAATCTACCACTTCCCAAAACACCTTGGCAGCTATGGCAGAAATGGGTCAGCGCATCTTAATTGTCGGTTGCGATCCCAAAGCTGACTCTACCCGTTTGATGTTACACTCTAAAGCCCAAACCAGCGTTCTACAATTGGCCGCTGAACGAGGCGCTGTAGAGGATATAGAACTCGAAGAAGTCATGCTTACTGGCTTTCGGGATGTACGTTGCGTGGAGTCTGGCGGTCCAGAACCCGGTGTAGGTTGCGCCGGTCGCGGTATTATCACCGCCATCAACTTCTTAGAAGAAAACGGTGCATATAAAGACGTTGATTTTGTCAGCTACGATGTATTAGGTGACGTTGTCTGCGGTGGCTTCGCTATGCCCATCCGGGAAGGTAAAGCACAAGAAATCTACATTGTTACCTCCGGTGAAATGATGGCGATGTATGCTGCTAACAACATTGCTCGCGGTGTTCTGAAATACGCTCACACTGGCGGCGTGCGCTTGGGTGGTTTGATTTGTAACAGCCGTAACGTTGACCGGGAAATCGAACTGATAGAAACCCTGGCAAAACGCTTAAACACTCAGATGATTCACTACGTACCGCGTGATAACATCGTTCAACACGCAGAATTGCGCCGAATGACTGTGAACGAGTACGCACCTGACAGTAATCAAGGTCAAGAATACCGGGCACTAGCTACCAAGATCATCAACAACAAGAATCTCACTGTTCCTACACCTATTGAAATGGAAGAGCTAGAAGAGTTGTTGATTGAATTCGGTGTCCTCGAAAGCGAAGAAAATGCTGCAATGTTAATTGGCAAGTCATCTGCTGAAGCACCAGTAGAAAGTACTACCAAGTAA
- a CDS encoding tetratricopeptide repeat protein gives MIWRHRLRRIPPDTFAFEVTAYDQALAIKPDKHEAWYNRGNALRNLGKYAEALTSYDQAIAIKPDKHEAWNNRGLALAYLKKYHDAIASYDQALLIQPQDNCAYYNKACCYGLLGDVDLAIENLRQVIKHNSEECREMLKTDSDFDGIRSDMRFHALIMGNS, from the coding sequence TTGATATGGCGACATCGTCTGCGACGCATTCCCCCAGATACTTTTGCTTTTGAGGTGACGGCATACGACCAAGCATTAGCTATTAAACCCGACAAACACGAAGCTTGGTACAATCGCGGTAATGCCCTGCGTAATTTGGGTAAATATGCCGAAGCTTTAACATCTTACGACCAAGCGATCGCCATTAAACCCGACAAACACGAAGCTTGGAATAATCGGGGATTGGCTTTGGCTTATTTAAAAAAATATCACGATGCGATCGCATCCTACGACCAAGCCCTATTAATTCAACCCCAAGACAACTGCGCCTACTATAACAAAGCCTGCTGTTATGGATTGTTAGGAGATGTAGATTTAGCGATTGAGAACTTACGACAAGTTATCAAACATAATTCTGAGGAATGTCGAGAAATGCTCAAAACTGACTCCGATTTTGACGGAATTAGAAGTGATATGCGATTTCATGCTTTGATCATGGGTAATAGCTAA
- the pyrR gene encoding bifunctional pyr operon transcriptional regulator/uracil phosphoribosyltransferase PyrR, producing MTMSVKVVEILSSEELRRTVTRLASQIVERTRDLSQLVLLGIYTRGPLLAELLARQIEVLEGVTVDVGALDITFYRDDLDQIGLRTPAKTNISFDLTGKTVVLVDDVIFKGRTIRAALNAVNEYGRPEVIRLAVLVDRGHRELPIHPDFIGKKLPTAKEEVVKVYLQDLDGRDAVELIGD from the coding sequence ATGACTATGTCTGTCAAAGTAGTTGAAATTCTCTCATCTGAAGAACTCCGGCGCACTGTGACCCGCCTGGCCTCTCAGATTGTGGAAAGGACACGTGATTTGTCCCAACTGGTACTTCTGGGTATTTATACAAGGGGTCCACTGTTAGCGGAATTACTGGCGCGTCAGATTGAAGTACTAGAAGGTGTAACCGTAGACGTGGGTGCCTTGGACATTACATTTTATCGAGATGACCTCGACCAAATTGGGTTACGGACTCCAGCGAAAACCAATATCTCTTTTGACCTGACGGGAAAAACAGTTGTGCTTGTGGATGATGTGATTTTTAAAGGTAGGACGATTCGTGCAGCTTTAAATGCAGTGAATGAATATGGTAGACCAGAGGTGATTCGTTTAGCTGTGTTGGTAGATAGGGGCCATCGTGAGCTACCAATTCATCCAGATTTTATTGGGAAAAAACTACCTACTGCGAAAGAAGAAGTAGTTAAAGTTTACTTACAAGACTTGGATGGTCGAGATGCAGTGGAGTTGATTGGGGATTAG
- the cbiB gene encoding adenosylcobinamide-phosphate synthase CbiB, producing the protein MTSVAILIIATLLDYLIGDPWGWPHPVQFMGWLISHITKLALKYCHNSLTQRIVGIALGIILIVGSGAIGWLIIQSAKWLHPLLGIALESILLASCFALSSLRAAAAAVLQPLTAGNLGEARHILRNYVGRDTENLAEGEILRAVLETVTENATDGVMAPLFYAILGAFMPFVGAAPLALAYKASSTLDSMVGYREAPYTYLGWFSARLEDCLTWLPCRLTVMTLALLSGRPLHVWRICRRDAVTDPSPNSGWSECAYAAILGVQMGGTNWYRGVAKYKPFLGDAINPITAISIQTALQLTGYCFLLWLGVAIAILLIPQNR; encoded by the coding sequence ATGACATCGGTTGCGATCTTAATTATTGCCACCCTTTTAGATTACTTGATTGGTGATCCTTGGGGTTGGCCTCATCCAGTGCAATTTATGGGGTGGCTAATTTCTCACATTACCAAGCTGGCTCTAAAGTACTGTCATAATTCTCTAACACAACGCATAGTCGGAATCGCACTAGGCATAATCTTAATCGTGGGTAGCGGTGCTATTGGCTGGTTAATAATTCAAAGTGCCAAATGGCTGCATCCTTTATTGGGAATTGCTTTAGAAAGTATTCTCCTAGCTAGCTGTTTTGCTCTCTCTAGTTTGAGAGCAGCAGCAGCTGCTGTTTTACAACCTTTAACAGCCGGAAACTTGGGAGAGGCGCGCCATATTTTAAGGAATTACGTTGGTCGAGATACCGAAAATCTTGCAGAAGGAGAAATTTTGCGTGCGGTTCTGGAAACAGTGACAGAAAATGCTACTGATGGGGTGATGGCTCCGCTTTTTTATGCAATTTTGGGAGCATTCATGCCATTTGTGGGGGCAGCTCCTTTGGCTTTAGCATATAAAGCTAGTAGTACACTTGATTCTATGGTGGGCTATCGGGAAGCACCTTATACTTATTTGGGTTGGTTTAGTGCCCGGTTAGAAGATTGCTTAACTTGGCTGCCTTGTCGCTTAACAGTGATGACTCTGGCACTGTTATCAGGTAGACCGTTGCATGTGTGGCGAATTTGTCGCCGGGATGCTGTTACTGATCCGAGTCCTAATTCTGGGTGGAGTGAGTGCGCCTATGCGGCAATTTTAGGCGTGCAAATGGGAGGTACTAATTGGTATCGTGGAGTAGCTAAGTACAAACCATTTTTGGGAGATGCGATAAATCCGATCACTGCGATTAGCATTCAAACAGCTTTGCAATTAACTGGATATTGCTTTTTACTTTGGTTAGGGGTAGCGATCGCTATATTATTAATACCTCAAAACAGGTAA
- a CDS encoding Rrf2 family transcriptional regulator: protein MKLTTRGHYSVKALLDLSLQPSYGPASVKAIAKRQDIPAPYLEKLLIEMRRAGLVKSIRGSIGGYQLAQEPAKISIGQILEAVGEAITHLPQSTPSPAQAEDWVTFSLWQRLNQKLKEALYSITLADLYYDARSWQASIGEEASFVV, encoded by the coding sequence ATGAAACTAACTACCAGAGGACACTACAGTGTCAAAGCTTTGCTAGATTTGAGCTTACAACCAAGTTACGGGCCCGCATCTGTCAAAGCAATTGCCAAGCGCCAAGATATCCCTGCTCCTTATCTAGAAAAGTTGCTGATAGAAATGCGTCGTGCTGGGTTAGTGAAATCAATTCGTGGCAGCATTGGTGGATACCAATTAGCACAAGAGCCTGCAAAAATTTCTATAGGACAAATTTTAGAAGCAGTCGGTGAAGCTATTACCCATTTACCCCAATCCACTCCCTCGCCAGCACAAGCTGAAGACTGGGTAACATTTTCTTTGTGGCAGAGGCTCAACCAAAAACTCAAGGAAGCTTTATATAGTATTACTCTGGCAGACCTCTACTATGATGCTCGCAGCTGGCAAGCTTCTATTGGAGAAGAAGCTAGTTTTGTGGTTTAG
- a CDS encoding AbrB family transcriptional regulator, whose translation MPKQKKIEPLVGEELLKKVKELESESKEDKAKKCGYYTVTKNGIERVNMMKFLNALIDAEGIQLDSTPSANGRGGRSASYRISVQSNGNLLIGSAYTKQMNLKPGDEFLITLGKKHIRLRQVDPEGREEAEALEVTA comes from the coding sequence ATGCCTAAACAGAAAAAAATTGAACCCCTAGTCGGTGAAGAACTCCTCAAAAAAGTCAAGGAGCTAGAGAGCGAGAGCAAGGAAGACAAAGCCAAGAAGTGCGGCTACTATACCGTTACTAAAAATGGTATAGAGCGTGTCAATATGATGAAGTTCTTAAATGCCCTAATTGATGCCGAAGGTATTCAGTTAGATAGCACACCCAGCGCTAACGGGCGTGGTGGACGTAGTGCTAGCTATAGAATTAGTGTGCAATCGAATGGTAACTTATTAATAGGTTCAGCTTATACTAAACAGATGAATCTTAAACCAGGTGATGAGTTTCTCATTACTTTGGGTAAAAAGCACATTCGTTTAAGACAGGTAGACCCAGAAGGCAGGGAAGAGGCTGAAGCTTTAGAAGTTACAGCTTAA
- a CDS encoding chloride channel protein → MTLLPPTELRKVTEQPALPSPSAHLAHLINHFQPSPETVVLFLAVLIGGGTGMGVVTFHYLIQLIHELTLVNLMGTIGGWGAWTLACVPTFGGLIVSLMRWRTQDFGPGLSSLIAASQGTELRQQLRPVTKMFAASVSLGSGASLGPEGPSVEIGANFGMLLSIVLQVSQEQQRLLLGAGAAAGLAAGFNAPIAGVFFALEVVIGATSFATSAVSVVLLAAVVAALIAQIGLGAQPAFALPAYQVRSPLELPLYLGLGLGASLVSVAYTQSIRLAKAWFAGQIPGFDFMGRIPKYIHPIIGGVIVGAVALYFPQILGIGYGTVQAMLQDVEFSLQLLVVLLVMKLLMTAISAGSGFVGGLFAPAMFLGASFGSAYAKVVALVAPIIGAQMAAPPAYAMVGMAAVLAGSVRAPLTAILMLFELTRDYRIVLPLMAAVGLSVWLVERIKPTFNSNTNLQQIGLSELKDDKVDILEEILVEDAMLTCPKKLPATFGVLEAAVEMTRDRCHSALVIDEAEQLIGIVSLEDINRALSSWQNYQNSPSEIQSNLSSQTLMEICTTEILYAWRDEPLSEALDRMALRGLHQLPVVARDNHERILGLLEREQITLTCNLALTRKALRRYLPVVSTTDIVISQQSTVNGQYLDS, encoded by the coding sequence ATGACTCTCTTGCCTCCCACAGAACTGAGGAAGGTGACGGAACAGCCTGCTTTGCCTTCACCTTCTGCCCATTTAGCTCACCTGATTAACCATTTTCAGCCATCTCCAGAAACCGTTGTGCTGTTTTTAGCAGTGCTAATTGGCGGTGGTACGGGTATGGGTGTAGTTACTTTTCACTATTTGATCCAGCTAATTCACGAACTGACGCTAGTAAATTTAATGGGTACGATTGGCGGCTGGGGTGCTTGGACTTTAGCGTGTGTTCCCACATTTGGCGGCTTAATCGTCAGCTTGATGCGCTGGCGCACTCAAGACTTTGGCCCAGGACTTTCATCTCTAATCGCGGCCTCCCAAGGAACAGAACTCAGACAACAGCTACGACCCGTGACAAAAATGTTCGCAGCATCAGTGTCTTTAGGGAGTGGTGCTTCTTTAGGGCCTGAGGGGCCGAGCGTAGAAATTGGTGCCAATTTTGGGATGCTATTGTCTATAGTCCTACAGGTATCTCAGGAGCAACAGCGATTGCTTTTGGGTGCTGGTGCGGCGGCTGGATTGGCGGCTGGATTTAATGCACCAATCGCTGGAGTATTTTTTGCTCTAGAAGTAGTCATAGGAGCTACCTCTTTTGCTACCTCTGCTGTCAGTGTAGTGCTATTGGCAGCGGTAGTAGCAGCATTAATTGCTCAAATTGGTTTGGGGGCACAACCTGCTTTTGCCTTACCTGCTTACCAAGTCCGTAGTCCCCTGGAATTACCCCTCTATCTGGGCTTGGGTTTGGGGGCTAGTCTAGTTTCTGTAGCTTATACTCAATCAATTCGTTTGGCCAAAGCCTGGTTTGCTGGACAGATTCCCGGCTTTGACTTTATGGGACGAATTCCTAAATATATTCATCCCATTATCGGTGGCGTTATTGTTGGTGCTGTTGCTTTATATTTTCCCCAAATTTTGGGCATAGGTTACGGCACTGTGCAAGCGATGCTTCAAGATGTGGAGTTTTCGCTGCAACTATTGGTGGTGCTGTTGGTTATGAAGCTGCTAATGACAGCGATTAGTGCTGGTAGTGGTTTTGTGGGCGGCTTGTTTGCTCCCGCAATGTTTTTGGGTGCTTCTTTTGGTTCGGCTTATGCCAAAGTTGTGGCTTTAGTTGCCCCGATAATTGGCGCACAGATGGCAGCCCCTCCAGCTTATGCAATGGTAGGTATGGCAGCAGTTTTAGCTGGTAGTGTGAGGGCACCATTAACAGCAATTTTGATGCTATTTGAATTAACCCGCGACTACCGCATTGTTTTACCTTTGATGGCGGCAGTGGGTTTAAGTGTCTGGTTAGTGGAGCGCATTAAGCCAACTTTTAATTCTAATACTAATCTCCAACAAATCGGTCTTTCTGAGTTGAAAGATGACAAGGTGGATATTCTCGAGGAAATCTTAGTAGAAGATGCGATGCTCACTTGTCCAAAAAAGCTGCCAGCAACTTTTGGGGTGTTAGAGGCAGCTGTTGAAATGACACGCGATCGCTGTCATAGTGCTTTAGTAATTGATGAAGCCGAGCAATTAATTGGCATCGTTTCTTTAGAAGATATTAACCGCGCCCTTTCCAGTTGGCAAAATTACCAGAATTCACCAAGCGAAATTCAAAGTAATTTATCTAGTCAAACTCTTATGGAAATTTGTACCACTGAAATTCTTTATGCTTGGAGGGACGAACCCTTATCTGAAGCTTTAGACCGTATGGCACTTCGAGGTTTACATCAGTTACCAGTAGTAGCAAGAGATAACCATGAGCGCATTTTAGGCTTACTAGAGCGCGAACAAATTACATTAACTTGTAATTTGGCATTAACACGCAAGGCACTCCGCCGCTATTTACCAGTAGTATCAACAACAGATATAGTCATAAGTCAACAGTCAACAGTCAATGGTCAATATTTAGACTCTTGA